TCATTATAAGAAGACTTCCGAACATAGAGATACACATCGTTCAATTTCACGGACAAATGGAGAACAGAATTGCGCAGACATTAAAAATATTAACCGAAACGGACAAAGAAGCATGTGAGACCGTGCGTGTTTCGGAAAATGAGCCTATAACCAGTAAAAAACGTTTATTCATAGAAAGTTACGGCTGTCAGATGAATTTCGCAGACAGCGAAATTGTGGCCTCTGTAATGCGGGAAGCAGGTTTTGCAACAACATCTGATGCAGAAAACGCAGATCTTGTATTCCTGAATACCTGTGCAATCAGAGATAATGCTGAACAGCGTGTGAGAACCCGTCTGAAACAGCTTAATGTATATAAGAAAAAAAGACCGGGTATGCTCATCGGCGTATTGGGTTGTATGGCAGAAAGATTGAAAGCCAAACTTCTCGAAGAAGAGAAAATGGTGGATATCGTTACTGGTCCCGATGCTTACCGCGATCTTCCAAGATTGGTTGAAGAAGCCGAAACAGGACAAAAAGGTGTCAACGTTTTTCTTTCCAGAGAAGAAACTTACGCAGATATTTCTCCGGTAAGATTGAATTCAAATGGAATCACGGCGTTAATTTCAATCATGCGTGGCTGTGATAATATGTGCAGTTTTTGCGTGGTACCTTACACAAGAGGACGCGAACGCAGCCGTGATCCGGAATCGATTTTAAAAGAAGCGCAGGATTTGTTTGACAATGGTTATAAAGAAGTAACCTTACTTGGACAAAATGTGGATAGCTACAAATATGCAAATCCTAATAACAAAAACGAGATCGTTTCTTTCGCCAGATTATTGGAAAGCGTAGCGCTGATCAGTCCTGAACTTCGTGTTCGTTTCAGTACTTCGCATCCAAAAGATATTACGGATGAAGTGCTTTATACGATCAAAAAATACGATAACATTTGCAAGTATATTCACTTACCGGCACAAAGCGGAAATAGCCGTGTGCTGGAAATCATGAACCGTACTTATACCCGCGAATGGTATCTGGAAAGAATCGACAGTATCCGGAGAATTCTTGGTGATGAATGTGGAATTTCACACGACATGATCGCTGGATTCTGTACTGAAACCGAAGAAGAACACCAGGACTCGCTTTCGTTACTGGAATACGTACGTTTCGATTTTGGCTATATGTTCTCTTATTCTGAACGTCCGGGAACGCCTGCCGCGAAGAAATTCAAGGATGATATTCCTGCGGATGTAAAACAAAGACGTCTTGCAGAAATTATCGAAGTACAGCAGCGGATTTCTACTGAACGCAATCAGAAATTGATCGGAACGATACAAAAAGTTTTGGTTGAAGGCACTTCAAAACGCTCAGATCAGGATTTTTCGGGCAGAAGTGATCAAAATAAAGTGGTTATTTTCCCAAGGGAAAATTTCAAAAAAGGTGATTATGTTAATGTGTTAATTACAGATACTACCTCTGCCACGTTGCGAGGAAAAGCAGTAGTTGAGGAAGAAATAATACAGTTAGCATAATTAAGAATAGTCCGTTGCATTAACCAACAAAAGGCTAATTGCTATAAGCTAACAGCCAATCGCTATTAATGAATCCAACAGAGATACAAGCAATAAAAAACCGGTTCGGGATTATAGGGACGTCGCCGGCGTTGAATCATGCTATTAATGTGGCGGTTCAGGTGGCGGCAACAGATCTGACCGTTTTGATAACAGGAGAAAGCGGAAGCGGAAAGGAGTCGTTTTCGAAAATTATACATAGTATCAGTGCCAGGAAACATGGTCCTTTTATAGCCATCAACTGTGGCGCAATTCCGGAAGGAACGATCGATTCCGAACTTTTCGGTCATGAAAAAGGTGCTTTTACCGGTGCTCTTGATTCAAGAAAAGGTTATTTTGAAACAACAAACGGAGGAACAATTTTTCTCGATGAAGTTGGAGAAATGCCTTTGGGTACGCAGTCCAGATTACTTCGGGTGCTGGAAAACGGTGAATATATCCGCGTTGGTTCCTCCAAAGTTTTGAAAACAAATGTGCGCGTAGTGGCTGCCACCAATGTGAATCTTTTGGAAGCAGTGAACAATGGAAGATTTCGTGAAGATTTATATTACCGCTTAAATACTGTCCCGATTTACGTGCCGCCTTTGCGCGAACGTGGTGAGGATGTACTTTTGCTTTTCAGAAAATTTACCAATGATTTTTCTGAAAGATATCGTACAAAAGCAGTCAGACTGGATGCTGACGCACGTGAATTGTTGATGCGTTATGAGTTTCCGGGAAATATTCGCCAGCTTAAAAACATTGCTGAACAGATTACGATTCTTGAAACTGATAAGGATTTGCCGATCAACGCAACAACGTTAAATAATTACCTGAACCCGTTGCAGCCTTCGAGCCGGAAAGCACTTGTTCCGCTTAGACAGGGGGAAGATTCGTCAACCTCATTTTCTGAAAGAGAATTGTTATACAAAGTTTTATTTGATATGCGCCGCGATATGACCGAGCTTAAAAAGCTGGTGCGTAACGTATTGGAAAATGAAAAATATGGCGGTGATATTTTGAAAGATCATCAGGAATTGTTCAGTTCTATTAATAATCCGGAACCTGTTATTTCAACGCCAACCAGTGAGCCAACAAGATTACTTACACCGCCGCAGCAATCCAGAGTCGTTGATCTTGACAGATATTCTGATGAGCGTGGAGAAATTGAGGATGTTCTGCACGTAGCGGCAGAGGAAGAATCCCTTTCTTTGGAAGACAAGGAAAAGGAAATGATTATTAAGGCGCTGCGCAAAAATAATAACAAACGAAAATACGCAGCCAGTGCATTGGGAATTTCGGAACGTACGTTATATCGGAAAATCAAGCAATACGATATCGAGGAGTAAAAGTTTGTTATGAAAATTGAAATGTCAAAAATGAATTTTTCAGGAAAAATATTGAGAAAAATAAACCTGCCCTCTTTGGCTGCCAAAAGGATATTGACGTTGTTTTTCATTGTAAATCTTTCTTTTCTGATTTCGAGCTGTGGTGTTTATTCTTTTACGGGAACGAGTCTATCTCCTGATATCAAGACTTTTACGATTATTAACTTTAATATGGCAACTGCCGGTGGACCGTCAGATCTGCCACAAAAATTAACAGAACAGGTTAAAGAATATTTCCAGAAAAACACCAATTTGACTTTGCAGCAAAATGGAGGAGATCTTCTTTTGGAAGGAACAATTACCGGATATGATGTTTTGGCGGCGGCTCCGACAGCGAATGACCAGGCAGGACTTAACCGTTTGAATGTAACTGTTCAGGTAAGGTTTACGAATGCAAAAGACGAAACAAAAAACTTTGATCAGTCATTTACATATTACGCTGACTTCCCTCAGGATCAAACACTTAACCAGAACGAATCGAGATTGTTACCCATAATTCAGGAAAACCTTGTTCAGCAAATCTTCAACAAATCTGCTGCGGACTGGTAAGAGAAACCTGTTTGTTTTAAATTCACTTATTATTTTTTCAAAATCAAAACATTACGGTTTAATGGCCATCGTTGATAAGGAAACGTTTAGTCGTCTGGTAAAATACCCTAACGACCTCGACGTGTCGGTAATTCCAAAGCTTGAAGCGACGATCAAGGCTTTTCCGTATTGTCAGATCTCTTATTCTTTGCTTGCCAAGGCATCAGTTCAAACGGATACAGACCACTTAAATGATGCAACCCCACGTGCGGCTGCTTATGCACTGAGCAGGATTGCGCTTCAACAGCTGGTTGAAGGAAAATTCAAAGCAAATGATTCCGGAATTTCATCAAATAATGTTGATGTGTTGACGGAAGAACTACCTGCAACGGTAAGCGAAGATATTCTTGAAGTACTGGAATCCAGGGAAATAAAGGTAAATCCTGTATCCAGCATTTCAGAATTACAGAAAAAACAACAGCAGATTATTGAAGGTTTTATCAAAAACAACCCACGTATGGGCGCGATAAAACAGGATATGAATGCAGAACCTTTAGCTTTGGATCTTACCGGAAGAGTTGCACAATCCAATTCTTCGGATTCTTTCGGGGGAGGAATTGAGACAGAAGCATTTGCCAAAATTCTGGTTCGTCAGGGCAAAACAGACAAGGCAATTGACATCTATCAAAAATTGATTTTGAAAAAACCAGAAAAAAAGGATTACTTTGCGAAAAAATTAAGTGAACTGATTCACAGCCGATCTTAATTACTACTTACTTTTTAATTGCGTATTCATTCATTCTATATTATATACAAGGCATGTATTTGGGTTTGATTATTCTGGTTGCGATCGTCGCAGTATTATTGATTCTGGTGGTATTGGTTCAAAATTCAAAAGGAGGAGGTCTTTCCAGCGAATTTAGTGGCGCGGGTACTGCACAAATGTTCGGTGTTAAAAAAACCACTGATTTGCTTGAACAAATCACCTGGGGATTGGCAACGGGTATTATCGTAATTTCACTTGTTTCCTACATCGTTGCGAGCGGTGGCGCTACGGATGCTGGTGGAATCAACAGTGTAAACATTGAAAAAGCACAAAACACAGTAGTTCCTGGCGCGAAATTGCCATCAGCTCCTGCTTCAACGGCCCCGGCAGCAACCACGCCAGCGGCTCCTGCTGATACAACAAAATAATAAAAACGTAACGTTTTTACGTGCAGCTAATATCGACAGATCGATTTGTCTTTATTAGCTGCATTTTTTTTAATACTATCAGTTAGAAAAATAAGTCATGAAAAGGATTACAGTATTCTGCGGATCAAGTTTTGGAAATGATTCCATTTACCAGGAACAGGCAACGTCACTTGGTCATGCTTTGGCACAAAGAAATATAGAACTGGTTTACGGCGGAGCCAATGTCGGATTAATGGGCGCCGTAGCTGACGGTGTATTAAATGAAGGCGGAAAAGTGATCGGCGTTTTGCCGCATTTTCTTCAATCCAAAGAAATTGCGCATGCAGGTTTAACAGAATTAATTTTGGTAGAGACCATGCATGAAAGAAAAACCAAAATGAATGAATTGTGCGACGGCGTTATTGCACTTCCGGGTGGTTTCGGAACAATGGAAGAATTTTTCGAAATGCTGACCTGGGCGCAGCTTGGTCTTCATAAAAAACCGATTGCTATATTAAATATTGACGGTTTTTACGATTCGCTGAAAGCTTTAACGCAGGTAATGGTCGACAAAGGTTTTCTTAAACCTGTAAATCAGGAAATGCTTTTGGTAAGTGATAATATTGAGGAACTGTTGAACAAAATGAGTGAATATGTAGCACCGGAAGTTGGTAAATGGATTAGTAAAACAACTTCCTGATAATAATATTTTCGAAGATAAAGTTTGATTGCCGCCAGCCGAAAGCCGACGGCGATCTTTTTTATGCCACATTCATTTGCTTCACCATAAGCCTTTGAACTACCGGAAGCAAAGTTTCTTTCAACGGATAATCGTATTTCGACTGGATCATATAGGTCGCTGGATTCGGCCAGGCCTGAAATCTTCGTGTCAGGTCAATTTTTATTTGTTCCAGTGTAGTTCCGATACTTATCCGCACAGAATCCACAAAAACCGTCTTCAAACTTCTTTCCCGCATTTGGTTATAAAGTGCCAGCTCATATCTGAAAATGGTAATCATTCTTTCGTAATTATTCAGAAAAAAAAGATAACCTTCCTCAACGCGAAGCGGAACAATACCAACAGGAGAAATTTTAATATTTTCTCCGACCTCAGAAAACTTTTCGGAGCCCTCTTCTACGGATTTTGAGAATCTGGGAATAGCAAAATCAAGGATATAGTTTAATTGAGAAAGATAAGCGTCATCGTGAAGCGTATCTTCATAAACAAGTTTTGCGGCGGACAGATCCATTCCTTTCAACTTTTTAGGAAAAGAACCCTGAATCGCATTTTTATTTGCCTGCAAATTCTGGCAGGAATCCAGGTGCAGTTTAAGTTCCTGTAAATAAGGATAAAGACGATTTGAATTAAATTCACCGTCGATATGCTGAAGATATGCCATCAGCACATACTTTTTGTATTCAAAATCAAAAATACCTTCCGTCAACCAATCATTATTAAGCTTCGTCATTGTATTCGCCCGTTTTGATGCCTGCTAAAATTTAGTCATTTCTGACGATATACCAAACGAATGTACTTCTCTGACATATACATTATTATAAAATTCATATCGAAGCAGGTTTACATACAAAATTGTCAGACAGCTCCTGAAAAAATGTCAGACGAAAAGTGCTGGCATAGATTGTGCTTTATGTTTGCAAGTCATATCAATACTGACAACTTAAAAATAAACGTTTAATATCTATGTCAACTTTAGCAGAAATACAAGTGAGCGTACAACCTCTGGCTGATCGTGTTCTTGTAGAACCAGCCCCAGCCGAAGAAAAAACAGCATTTGGTATCATTATTCCTGATACTGCAAAAGAAAAACCACAACGCGGTACAGTAGTAGCAGTTGGCCCAGGCAAAAAAGATGAGCCTTTGACGGTTAAAGTAGGAGACACCGTATTATACGGAAAATATTCAGGTACTGAACTGGCATACGAAGGGAAAGATATCCTTATTATGCGTGAATCAGATATCTACGCTATCATTGGCTAGTCATCTGACAACCTCGGTAATTAAAATCTTAAAAAATTAAAATCAAAAATTGAAATGGCTAAGAAAATATTTTTTGACATTGAAGCCCGCGATAAAATAAAAAAGGGTGTTGACACTTTGGCTGACGCCGTAAAGGTAACTTTGGGACCTCGTGGTCGTAATGTAGTTATTGATAAAAAATTCGGTTCACCTAGCATTACAAAAGATGGTGTATCGGTTGCGAAAGAAATCGATTTGAAAGATCCTTTCGAAAACATGGGTGCTCAATTGGTTAAAGAAGTAGCTTCTAAAACTGCTGATT
The nucleotide sequence above comes from Dyadobacter subterraneus. Encoded proteins:
- the miaB gene encoding tRNA (N6-isopentenyl adenosine(37)-C2)-methylthiotransferase MiaB, encoding MENRIAQTLKILTETDKEACETVRVSENEPITSKKRLFIESYGCQMNFADSEIVASVMREAGFATTSDAENADLVFLNTCAIRDNAEQRVRTRLKQLNVYKKKRPGMLIGVLGCMAERLKAKLLEEEKMVDIVTGPDAYRDLPRLVEEAETGQKGVNVFLSREETYADISPVRLNSNGITALISIMRGCDNMCSFCVVPYTRGRERSRDPESILKEAQDLFDNGYKEVTLLGQNVDSYKYANPNNKNEIVSFARLLESVALISPELRVRFSTSHPKDITDEVLYTIKKYDNICKYIHLPAQSGNSRVLEIMNRTYTREWYLERIDSIRRILGDECGISHDMIAGFCTETEEEHQDSLSLLEYVRFDFGYMFSYSERPGTPAAKKFKDDIPADVKQRRLAEIIEVQQRISTERNQKLIGTIQKVLVEGTSKRSDQDFSGRSDQNKVVIFPRENFKKGDYVNVLITDTTSATLRGKAVVEEEIIQLA
- a CDS encoding TIGR00730 family Rossman fold protein — encoded protein: MKRITVFCGSSFGNDSIYQEQATSLGHALAQRNIELVYGGANVGLMGAVADGVLNEGGKVIGVLPHFLQSKEIAHAGLTELILVETMHERKTKMNELCDGVIALPGGFGTMEEFFEMLTWAQLGLHKKPIAILNIDGFYDSLKALTQVMVDKGFLKPVNQEMLLVSDNIEELLNKMSEYVAPEVGKWISKTTS
- the secG gene encoding preprotein translocase subunit SecG, whose protein sequence is MYLGLIILVAIVAVLLILVVLVQNSKGGGLSSEFSGAGTAQMFGVKKTTDLLEQITWGLATGIIVISLVSYIVASGGATDAGGINSVNIEKAQNTVVPGAKLPSAPASTAPAATTPAAPADTTK
- a CDS encoding LptE family protein gives rise to the protein MKIEMSKMNFSGKILRKINLPSLAAKRILTLFFIVNLSFLISSCGVYSFTGTSLSPDIKTFTIINFNMATAGGPSDLPQKLTEQVKEYFQKNTNLTLQQNGGDLLLEGTITGYDVLAAAPTANDQAGLNRLNVTVQVRFTNAKDETKNFDQSFTYYADFPQDQTLNQNESRLLPIIQENLVQQIFNKSAADW
- a CDS encoding sigma-54 interaction domain-containing protein is translated as MNPTEIQAIKNRFGIIGTSPALNHAINVAVQVAATDLTVLITGESGSGKESFSKIIHSISARKHGPFIAINCGAIPEGTIDSELFGHEKGAFTGALDSRKGYFETTNGGTIFLDEVGEMPLGTQSRLLRVLENGEYIRVGSSKVLKTNVRVVAATNVNLLEAVNNGRFREDLYYRLNTVPIYVPPLRERGEDVLLLFRKFTNDFSERYRTKAVRLDADARELLMRYEFPGNIRQLKNIAEQITILETDKDLPINATTLNNYLNPLQPSSRKALVPLRQGEDSSTSFSERELLYKVLFDMRRDMTELKKLVRNVLENEKYGGDILKDHQELFSSINNPEPVISTPTSEPTRLLTPPQQSRVVDLDRYSDERGEIEDVLHVAAEEESLSLEDKEKEMIIKALRKNNNKRKYAASALGISERTLYRKIKQYDIEE
- a CDS encoding co-chaperone GroES; the protein is MSTLAEIQVSVQPLADRVLVEPAPAEEKTAFGIIIPDTAKEKPQRGTVVAVGPGKKDEPLTVKVGDTVLYGKYSGTELAYEGKDILIMRESDIYAIIG